A genomic region of Phragmites australis chromosome 2, lpPhrAust1.1, whole genome shotgun sequence contains the following coding sequences:
- the LOC133908394 gene encoding uncharacterized protein LOC133908394 isoform X2 produces MPRSSRHRSHRSHRRGGSADRSESEGEEAASAGAREEVAAARVSRDPESERRRSSSGKEAVRSGNGYADHGKKRKDRVEEAVVDVVSDRWNSGVCEDHVVDKKSKSEVHGTVDGEKPADKSKGSGDESKRTSRRSVVSDDRVEEVVLKSDSGKRRSEKKDLGRRESTGQYKDDRNREREKEREREREKEWERQKERDRERSRDREREKEREREKEREEWAREKDRDRERDRERERQKDRERDKKDYDSKHERYEDGISRKGVSKVNRMEEEAYSYRRDIEINEIPSKEYYSNPEKQPDKHSRRKDDSEDTDKWPADNRDSDDRKTLSRYEHGKARNSKEQRFEDDKYKEKYKDDYGRDRRQQDDRFLDERTTRDHESDRADYKSAKDGHKSSESHYRKDAVQDGDHYDDYGSRYKESRGRKRPPEENDDQYDLKTPSARDRVNLEKSSGSGRLDSLIERGRPDRSSSPSKLHARSSPSPGSHHDKDQSRHGSKPTDHRKREILCDERTIRPRTSSVRERTPASRLRDRDAENWSSERLKQKDDHQSHIVPLEISTSSQYDRTPRKDKHTSPKKLSEKSPSSGDQRFSGRLSDGRSFDNKGERNSITKYRDRDGDLSQERSLHQDRTPAKVPFREPTPSGSSISRGGHFSGTSPNHSLPPSVRHRSDDSSFLGSHDDDRRPQSGDRRFHGHQKRNDINSGRGHGHAWNNPPNWPSPVANGFVPIQHGAPGFHPPVHQFPGPPMFNLRPQMKLNQPGVSYPMHDAVDRFSTHMRPFGWPNPLDESCPPHLQVWNGGSGVFPGEPYMYGRQEWDQNRPHAGSRGWEVTGDASKGLNEVPDAELPVAKEPDCAATAISESSGGQHNLQSQIKQKEIEHLTSENCEAKDDSKSALKSLEAPQGESVMTSILSKNGAVFSKSYLSRISVSYDLVESELYKRCISLLGDLGVTKAPLEVKNEPIQNNGNIGKVTRKHGSPNPFSSLYLKSNSTIFQRAMVLHKNQIGKGLVPTKMDLPEDSHVTEMLDSTPKEPVVSNPAPLNCPDIIEEGSTSKLEPGDGMGTANPATAESGGGEEPPAISQPDVEMEAVARPAITEPEIEVPTDGLEDSAPQVTLELAVDLPEATPADGLEDVAPSAVGESGDSMEVMPPAITEPNIGKEDAPAVASPDGQERPSIMHASAETGMEEEIDKVIDDNPGDGEVNSSFLAPELDVAASDAHDSEAMLVESRVNLTRIPNSPESTH; encoded by the exons CGCGCCACAGGTCGCACCGGTCCCACAGGCGTGGAGGGTCCGCGGACCGGTCGGAGTCGgagggcgaggaggcggcgtcGGCCGGCGCGCGGGAGGAGGTcgcggcggctagggtttcgcgaGATCCCGAGTCCGAGAGGCGCCGCTCGTCGTCGGGGAAGGAGGCCGTGAGGTCGGGAAACGGGTACGCGGATCacgggaagaagaggaaggataGGGTCGAGGAAGCCGTGGTGGATGTGGTTAGCGACCGGTGGAACAGCGGCGTCTGCGAGGATCACGTGGTCGATAAGAAGTCCAAGAGTGAGGTGCATGGGACTGTCGATGGGGAGAAACCGGCGGATAAGTCCAAGGGATCAGGGGATGAGTCCAAGAGAACAAGCAGGCGGTCGGTGGTTTCGGATGACAGGGTTGAGGAGGTTGTGTTGAAGAGCGACTCTGGGAAGCGGCGGTCAGAGAAGAAGGAtttggggaggagagagagtacTGGGCAGTACAAGGATGACAGAaatagggagagagagaaggagagggaaaGGGAAAGGGAAAAAGAATGGGAGAGGCAGAAAGAGCGAGATAGGGAAAGGAGTAGGGAcagagagcgggagaaggaaagggaacgggagaaggagagggaggaatgGGCACGGGAGAAAGatagggatcgagagcgggacaGGGAGCGAGAGAGACAAAAGGACCGGGAGAGGGACAAGAAAGACTATGATTCCAAGCATGAGAGGTATGAGGATGGGATTAGTAGGAAGGGTGTCTCAAAGGTAAACAGGATGGAAGAGGAGGCTTATTCATATAGGAGAGATATAGAGATCAATG AAATTCCGTCAAAGGAGTATTACAGTAATCCCGAGAAGCAACCTGACAAACACAGCCGAAGAAAGGATGATTCTGAAGACACAGATAAGTGGCCTGCTGACAATAGAGACAGTGATGATAGAAAGACTCTGTCCAGATATGAACATGGTAAAGCTAGGAATTCTAAGGAACAAAGGTTTGAGGATGACAAGTACAAAGAAAAGTACAAGGATGACTATGGAAGGGATAGAAGACAACAAGATGACAGGTTTCTTGATGAGCGCACGACCCGAGATCATGAAAGTGATAGGGCTGATTATAAGAGCGCTAAAGATGGGCACAAAAGCTCAGAGAGCCATTACAGAAAGGATGCAGTTCAAGATGGTGATCATTATGATGATTATGGCAGTAGGTATAAGGAAAGTAGAGGGAGAAAAAGACCTCCTGAGGAAAATGACGACCAATATGATTTAAAGACTCCAAGTGCACGGGATCGTGTAAATTTGGAAAAATCTTCAGGCAGTGGGCGTTTGGATTCTCTGATTGAGAGAGGAAGACCTGATCGTAGTTCTAGTCCAAGTAAACTCCATGCAAGAAGTTCACCCAGCCCAGGTTCTCATCACGACAAAGATCAAAGCCG GCATGGATCTAAACCGACAGATCATCGAAAGAGAGAAATACTGTGTGATGAGAGAACTATTCGACCAAGAACATCTTCTGTGAGAGAAAGGACACCTGCCTCTAGACTTCGTGATAGGGATGCAGAAAATTGGTCTTCAGAAAGGCTCAAACAGAAGGATGATCACCAGTCTCACATCGTACCATTGGAAATCTCTACATCGTCACAGTATGACCGCACACCTCGGAAAGATAAGCATACTTCACCGAAGAAATTATCTGAAAAATCTCCATCTTCAGGCGACCAAAGGTTTTCAGGTAGGCTTAGTGATGGGCGTAGTTTTGATAATAAAGGAGAAAGAAACAGCATTACAAAATACAGAGATCGAGATGGTGACCTGTCCCAAGAACGGTCACTTCATCAAGATCGCACACCAGCTAAAGTTCCGTTCAGGGAACCAACACCTTCTGGTTCATCCATAAGCAGAGGTGGCCATTTTTCAGGCACTTCACCGAATCATTCTCTGCCACCCTCTGTGAGGCACAGAAGTGATGATTCTTCTTTCCTGGGTTCACATGATGATGACCGTAGACCTCAAAGTGGAGATAGGAGGTTCCATGGCCATCAAAAGAGGAATGATATTAATTCTGGACGTGGACATGGACATGCCTGGAACAATCCACCAAACTGGCCTTCTCCAGTTGCAAATGGTTTTGTCCCTATCCAGCATGGTGCTCCTGGATTTCACCCACCTGTCCATCAGTTTCCTGGCCCACCTATGTTTAACCTTAGGCCTCAAATGAAATTGAACCAACCTGGAGTTTCATATCCCATGCATGACGCTGTTGACAGGTTTTCGACCCACATGCGCCCATTTGGGTGGCCTAATCCTCTGGATGAATCATGCCCACCTCACCTGCAAGTTTGGAATGGAGGCAGTGGTGTGTTTCCTGGTGAACCCTATATGTATGGTAGGCAAGAGTGGGATCAGAACAGACCACATGCTGGCAGCAGAGGATGGGAGGTGACTGGTGATGCATCGAAGGGACTAAATGAAGTGCCTGATGCTGAACTTCCAGTTGCTAAGGAGCCGGACTGTGCAGCAACTGCTATTTCCGAGTCTTCTGGTGGACAACACAACCTTCAGTCTCAGATCAAGCAAAAAGAAATTGAACACTTGACATCAGAAAACTGTGAAGCAAAGGATGATTCTAAAAGTGCCTTGAAAAGTTTGGAAGCTCCTCAAGGAGAATCAGTTATGACTTCTATCCTGTCAAAGAATGGTGCAGTCTTTTCTAAAAGCTATCTATCCAGAATTAGCGTGTCATATGATCTTGTTGAGTCAGAGTTGTACAAAAGGTGTATATCCTTGCTGGGAGACTTGGGTGTAACCAAAGCCCCTCTGGAGGTTAAGAATGAACCTATTCAG AACAATGGAAATATTGGAAAGGTAACTAGAAAACATGGAAGCCCCAATCCTTTCAGTTCACTTTACCTGAAGAGTAACAGTACTATCTTTCAG AGAGCTATGGTCCTTCACAAGAATCAGATAGGAAAGGGTTTAGTTCCTACTAAGATGGACTTACCAGAAGATTCTCATGTCACAGAAATGCTTGACAGTACTCCAAAGGAACCAGTGGTGAGCAACCCTGCTCCACTCAATTGCCCTGATATTATTGAGGAAGGGTCAACGTCAAAACTGGAACCTGGTGATGGCATGGGGACGGCAAATCCAGCAACTGCAGAATCTGGTGGTGGGGAGGAACCTCCAGCAATCAGTCAACCTGATGTAGAGATGGAGGCGGTGGCACGACCAGCAATCACAGAACCAGAAATTGAAGTACCTACTGATGGCCTGGAGGATAGTGCGCCACAAGTAACTCTAGAACTTGCTGTTGATTTGCCGGAAGCTACACCTGCTGATGGCCTGGAGGATGTTGCACCTTCAGCCGTTGGTGAATCAGGTGATAGCATGGAGGTTATGCCTCCTGCCATCACAGAACCTAACATTGGCAAGGAGGATGCTCCTGCTGTTGCTAGTCCTGACGGTCAAGAGAGACCCTCCATCATGCATGCCAGTGCTGAGACAGGTATGGAAGAAGAGATTGATAAAGTTATCGATGATAATCCTGGGGATGGTGAGGTGAACTCATCTTTCCTTGCCCCCGAGTTGGATGTCGCTGCAAGCGATGCTCATGATTCTGAAGCTATGTTGGTGGAAAGTAGGGTAAATTTAACTCGGATACCTAATTCCCCAGAAAGTACACATTGA
- the LOC133908394 gene encoding uncharacterized protein LOC133908394 isoform X1, translating into MPRSSRHRSHRSHRRGGSADRSESEGEEAASAGAREEVAAARVSRDPESERRRSSSGKEAVRSGNGYADHGKKRKDRVEEAVVDVVSDRWNSGVCEDHVVDKKSKSEVHGTVDGEKPADKSKGSGDESKRTSRRSVVSDDRVEEVVLKSDSGKRRSEKKDLGRRESTGQYKDDRNREREKEREREREKEWERQKERDRERSRDREREKEREREKEREEWAREKDRDRERDRERERQKDRERDKKDYDSKHERYEDGISRKGVSKVNRMEEEAYSYRRDIEINEIPSKEYYSNPEKQPDKHSRRKDDSEDTDKWPADNRDSDDRKTLSRYEHGKARNSKEQRFEDDKYKEKYKDDYGRDRRQQDDRFLDERTTRDHESDRADYKSAKDGHKSSESHYRKDAVQDGDHYDDYGSRYKESRGRKRPPEENDDQYDLKTPSARDRVNLEKSSGSGRLDSLIERGRPDRSSSPSKLHARSSPSPGSHHDKDQSRGLISRHGSKPTDHRKREILCDERTIRPRTSSVRERTPASRLRDRDAENWSSERLKQKDDHQSHIVPLEISTSSQYDRTPRKDKHTSPKKLSEKSPSSGDQRFSGRLSDGRSFDNKGERNSITKYRDRDGDLSQERSLHQDRTPAKVPFREPTPSGSSISRGGHFSGTSPNHSLPPSVRHRSDDSSFLGSHDDDRRPQSGDRRFHGHQKRNDINSGRGHGHAWNNPPNWPSPVANGFVPIQHGAPGFHPPVHQFPGPPMFNLRPQMKLNQPGVSYPMHDAVDRFSTHMRPFGWPNPLDESCPPHLQVWNGGSGVFPGEPYMYGRQEWDQNRPHAGSRGWEVTGDASKGLNEVPDAELPVAKEPDCAATAISESSGGQHNLQSQIKQKEIEHLTSENCEAKDDSKSALKSLEAPQGESVMTSILSKNGAVFSKSYLSRISVSYDLVESELYKRCISLLGDLGVTKAPLEVKNEPIQNNGNIGKVTRKHGSPNPFSSLYLKSNSTIFQRAMVLHKNQIGKGLVPTKMDLPEDSHVTEMLDSTPKEPVVSNPAPLNCPDIIEEGSTSKLEPGDGMGTANPATAESGGGEEPPAISQPDVEMEAVARPAITEPEIEVPTDGLEDSAPQVTLELAVDLPEATPADGLEDVAPSAVGESGDSMEVMPPAITEPNIGKEDAPAVASPDGQERPSIMHASAETGMEEEIDKVIDDNPGDGEVNSSFLAPELDVAASDAHDSEAMLVESRVNLTRIPNSPESTH; encoded by the exons CGCGCCACAGGTCGCACCGGTCCCACAGGCGTGGAGGGTCCGCGGACCGGTCGGAGTCGgagggcgaggaggcggcgtcGGCCGGCGCGCGGGAGGAGGTcgcggcggctagggtttcgcgaGATCCCGAGTCCGAGAGGCGCCGCTCGTCGTCGGGGAAGGAGGCCGTGAGGTCGGGAAACGGGTACGCGGATCacgggaagaagaggaaggataGGGTCGAGGAAGCCGTGGTGGATGTGGTTAGCGACCGGTGGAACAGCGGCGTCTGCGAGGATCACGTGGTCGATAAGAAGTCCAAGAGTGAGGTGCATGGGACTGTCGATGGGGAGAAACCGGCGGATAAGTCCAAGGGATCAGGGGATGAGTCCAAGAGAACAAGCAGGCGGTCGGTGGTTTCGGATGACAGGGTTGAGGAGGTTGTGTTGAAGAGCGACTCTGGGAAGCGGCGGTCAGAGAAGAAGGAtttggggaggagagagagtacTGGGCAGTACAAGGATGACAGAaatagggagagagagaaggagagggaaaGGGAAAGGGAAAAAGAATGGGAGAGGCAGAAAGAGCGAGATAGGGAAAGGAGTAGGGAcagagagcgggagaaggaaagggaacgggagaaggagagggaggaatgGGCACGGGAGAAAGatagggatcgagagcgggacaGGGAGCGAGAGAGACAAAAGGACCGGGAGAGGGACAAGAAAGACTATGATTCCAAGCATGAGAGGTATGAGGATGGGATTAGTAGGAAGGGTGTCTCAAAGGTAAACAGGATGGAAGAGGAGGCTTATTCATATAGGAGAGATATAGAGATCAATG AAATTCCGTCAAAGGAGTATTACAGTAATCCCGAGAAGCAACCTGACAAACACAGCCGAAGAAAGGATGATTCTGAAGACACAGATAAGTGGCCTGCTGACAATAGAGACAGTGATGATAGAAAGACTCTGTCCAGATATGAACATGGTAAAGCTAGGAATTCTAAGGAACAAAGGTTTGAGGATGACAAGTACAAAGAAAAGTACAAGGATGACTATGGAAGGGATAGAAGACAACAAGATGACAGGTTTCTTGATGAGCGCACGACCCGAGATCATGAAAGTGATAGGGCTGATTATAAGAGCGCTAAAGATGGGCACAAAAGCTCAGAGAGCCATTACAGAAAGGATGCAGTTCAAGATGGTGATCATTATGATGATTATGGCAGTAGGTATAAGGAAAGTAGAGGGAGAAAAAGACCTCCTGAGGAAAATGACGACCAATATGATTTAAAGACTCCAAGTGCACGGGATCGTGTAAATTTGGAAAAATCTTCAGGCAGTGGGCGTTTGGATTCTCTGATTGAGAGAGGAAGACCTGATCGTAGTTCTAGTCCAAGTAAACTCCATGCAAGAAGTTCACCCAGCCCAGGTTCTCATCACGACAAAGATCAAAGCCG TGGATTGATTTCCAGGCATGGATCTAAACCGACAGATCATCGAAAGAGAGAAATACTGTGTGATGAGAGAACTATTCGACCAAGAACATCTTCTGTGAGAGAAAGGACACCTGCCTCTAGACTTCGTGATAGGGATGCAGAAAATTGGTCTTCAGAAAGGCTCAAACAGAAGGATGATCACCAGTCTCACATCGTACCATTGGAAATCTCTACATCGTCACAGTATGACCGCACACCTCGGAAAGATAAGCATACTTCACCGAAGAAATTATCTGAAAAATCTCCATCTTCAGGCGACCAAAGGTTTTCAGGTAGGCTTAGTGATGGGCGTAGTTTTGATAATAAAGGAGAAAGAAACAGCATTACAAAATACAGAGATCGAGATGGTGACCTGTCCCAAGAACGGTCACTTCATCAAGATCGCACACCAGCTAAAGTTCCGTTCAGGGAACCAACACCTTCTGGTTCATCCATAAGCAGAGGTGGCCATTTTTCAGGCACTTCACCGAATCATTCTCTGCCACCCTCTGTGAGGCACAGAAGTGATGATTCTTCTTTCCTGGGTTCACATGATGATGACCGTAGACCTCAAAGTGGAGATAGGAGGTTCCATGGCCATCAAAAGAGGAATGATATTAATTCTGGACGTGGACATGGACATGCCTGGAACAATCCACCAAACTGGCCTTCTCCAGTTGCAAATGGTTTTGTCCCTATCCAGCATGGTGCTCCTGGATTTCACCCACCTGTCCATCAGTTTCCTGGCCCACCTATGTTTAACCTTAGGCCTCAAATGAAATTGAACCAACCTGGAGTTTCATATCCCATGCATGACGCTGTTGACAGGTTTTCGACCCACATGCGCCCATTTGGGTGGCCTAATCCTCTGGATGAATCATGCCCACCTCACCTGCAAGTTTGGAATGGAGGCAGTGGTGTGTTTCCTGGTGAACCCTATATGTATGGTAGGCAAGAGTGGGATCAGAACAGACCACATGCTGGCAGCAGAGGATGGGAGGTGACTGGTGATGCATCGAAGGGACTAAATGAAGTGCCTGATGCTGAACTTCCAGTTGCTAAGGAGCCGGACTGTGCAGCAACTGCTATTTCCGAGTCTTCTGGTGGACAACACAACCTTCAGTCTCAGATCAAGCAAAAAGAAATTGAACACTTGACATCAGAAAACTGTGAAGCAAAGGATGATTCTAAAAGTGCCTTGAAAAGTTTGGAAGCTCCTCAAGGAGAATCAGTTATGACTTCTATCCTGTCAAAGAATGGTGCAGTCTTTTCTAAAAGCTATCTATCCAGAATTAGCGTGTCATATGATCTTGTTGAGTCAGAGTTGTACAAAAGGTGTATATCCTTGCTGGGAGACTTGGGTGTAACCAAAGCCCCTCTGGAGGTTAAGAATGAACCTATTCAG AACAATGGAAATATTGGAAAGGTAACTAGAAAACATGGAAGCCCCAATCCTTTCAGTTCACTTTACCTGAAGAGTAACAGTACTATCTTTCAG AGAGCTATGGTCCTTCACAAGAATCAGATAGGAAAGGGTTTAGTTCCTACTAAGATGGACTTACCAGAAGATTCTCATGTCACAGAAATGCTTGACAGTACTCCAAAGGAACCAGTGGTGAGCAACCCTGCTCCACTCAATTGCCCTGATATTATTGAGGAAGGGTCAACGTCAAAACTGGAACCTGGTGATGGCATGGGGACGGCAAATCCAGCAACTGCAGAATCTGGTGGTGGGGAGGAACCTCCAGCAATCAGTCAACCTGATGTAGAGATGGAGGCGGTGGCACGACCAGCAATCACAGAACCAGAAATTGAAGTACCTACTGATGGCCTGGAGGATAGTGCGCCACAAGTAACTCTAGAACTTGCTGTTGATTTGCCGGAAGCTACACCTGCTGATGGCCTGGAGGATGTTGCACCTTCAGCCGTTGGTGAATCAGGTGATAGCATGGAGGTTATGCCTCCTGCCATCACAGAACCTAACATTGGCAAGGAGGATGCTCCTGCTGTTGCTAGTCCTGACGGTCAAGAGAGACCCTCCATCATGCATGCCAGTGCTGAGACAGGTATGGAAGAAGAGATTGATAAAGTTATCGATGATAATCCTGGGGATGGTGAGGTGAACTCATCTTTCCTTGCCCCCGAGTTGGATGTCGCTGCAAGCGATGCTCATGATTCTGAAGCTATGTTGGTGGAAAGTAGGGTAAATTTAACTCGGATACCTAATTCCCCAGAAAGTACACATTGA